CTATGTCGGTGTGCTGGCGAGTCTGAGCCATAAGGCGCAGTCGCACTATGCTAATCAGTCGATGTTCGGGACTTTGAACCGGATGATCTTCAACGGCGAGAACCTGGGATACACGCCGCATGTGTATACGCCTTACGTCTCGTGGGTATACCGTACGACTGTCTTGACGTCATTGGTGCTGGTTTGCGGAGTGCTGCTGTATCCCTGGAGAAAGCTGCGCGGTTCGACGGCGGATATCGCTGCGATGGGTCTGGCATCAGTGGCGGCGTCGCCGATGGCGTGGGAGCATCACTACGGCATTGTGTTCGGAATCTTTGCGTGGTTCTGGTTTGCGTATGGGTGCTGGGAGGCCAAGAGGCCGTGGTTGTGGGGATTATCGTTTTTTCTTTGCGACAACTTTTTGGCGGCGACTAATCTGCTGGCCGACAGGCGCGGATGGAATGTGCTGCAGTCTTATATGTACTTCGGAGCGCTTCTTTTACTGGTGCTGCTGATGCGGCTAGCTCGTCGAGCTGAAGGTGTCGAGACCGTCGCGGCGTAATGGCGGTCATATTAACTCGAGGAATCACAAGATTATTTTGAGGTCTGAGAGTTAGATGAGAATCGCAGGGAGGCTGCGTCGCCTCCCATGGCGGGTCCTAGCGGCGTGATGTCGGCGTGTGCGGCTGCGAGGGCCTGGTCGGTCCAGTTCCAGCCGCTGTGCAGGAGCACGAAGACGTGCTCGCCGGGTTCATTGGTGAGTTGCTCCCAGGAGATGATGGGGAATCCGGTGAAGTGGCGCATGTGCTGTGCGGTGAGCGACTCGGTGTCGCGTCGGCTCCAGAGAAGCTCTTGGTTGCTGGAGTAGATCAGGGCCATGTGGGAGCGGATATCAGGGTCGGGTTCGTAGTAGCTGGCTACTTCGAAGGTGCCCATCTCCTGCAGGTAGAGCAGGCCGCTGGGGCTGGAGAGAATCGCCGCTTTGATCTGCGGGCTGAGTGTGAGCGAGGCCATGAAGTCTCTGGTCTTTGCCTGCTCCGCGTGGATGCGAATCGCTCCCGTGAAGACGATGGCGATTGCGAGCGTGGACAACGTAAGGATGGCGGTGTTTGTGCGGCGAAGTATTGGAAAGAGGGCAATCGTCAGGAGAATGCTGAGCGCGAGGATTGCTCCGAGTACGTAACGGACCTCGATGGAGTGCGTCACGAAGAAGGCCAGCAGGAAGCCGAAGAAGGGCAGTGCGGCGAGGACGATAAGAAAGACGAGCTCGGCGGTTGGGAGTTGGACATCTTTGTTGCGTAGCTGGCGCACACTGCCGAAGACCAGGAGAGCCGCGAAGACAATGAGGCCGATGGCGGCGAGGTGCTGGATGCGGAGGCTCGCGTGGGTGTAGTCCAGGAAGAGTGAGCGGTAGGCCTGGGTGATGGCGTGGTAGCCGACGTCTCCGGCGTTGTAGTAGTTCTTGCGAAACTCGGCGGCGGACTTTTCAAAGGGTAACGCGAAGGCGATGCAGGCCATGCCGAGGATGATGGCGGCTGCGACGGGAAGGTCCATTCGTCGACGTTGAACGGTGCGAAAGAGTTCTGCGGCGCAGAGGGGTAGGAGCGATAAGACGCCGAAGTAGTGCGTGTTCAGCGTGAGTGCGACCGCGAGTGCGAGGAGGATGAGAGAGGCAGTGCGTTGCGACTGGCGTCGCGTTGCGGCCTGCCAGGTCACCAGGGCGAGGCCGTAGAAGCCGAGCAACAGACCGTAGGGACGGCCTTCTGCGGAGTAGAAGAGAGTCGCCGTCATCGCGGGAAAAGCCATTGCGAAGATCGCGGCGTTCTCGTTGGCGATGCGCCGCACAAAGTAGAAAAGGCAGATCTGCATCAGGAGATAGCCGAGCAGCGAGGGCAGCCTGAGGGCGAAGGCTCCTGCGCCGAAGACGCTGATCGCGATGTGCGCGAGGGTGTGGTAGACGAGGGGGTCCAGCGAGATGGGATAGCTGCGTTGGATGTGGATGAGTTGGGCGTAGCTAGGCACGCTGTCGGTCTGTAGGACGAAGAACTCGTCCTGCGACATGAGCTTGTGGTGCGACCAGAGGAGGGAGATGACGGCGGTGAGGATCAGAGATGCGATGGCCGTCCAAGGGAGGGCAAGACTCTCGCGGCTGCTTTCAACACTGGAATTTTGCGACGAGATCATATCTTGGCGTGGATTCTAAGCCGCTGGTGCTCGAAGCCGGGTGGAGTGTAGCTGATGGGCGCGGGTTGAGCTACGGCAGGAGTGGTGGAGGGCATGGTTGGAGTGAAGAACAACTCCAGACGCGGGATGCGAATGAAGAGTAGAAGCCCCATCACGATGGCGGTTGAGGCGAACGAGGTCATCAGCAGAGGTTCGCGATAGAGCTTTTCGGGGTTCTGTACCGCGCTGTCATGCTTGAAGGCGAGCTTGAGATAAACGGCCATGGTGAAGGCTACGAGAGGAAAGCCGAGGATGAGTTCGATGCGATAGCGGATGATGAAGGCTCCGAGGAAGAGCATCGCGGTGGAGGCATAGAAGACAATGGATACGAGCAGCGACTCGGGCGTGTAGCGCTTGAAGGATGCGCGATAGGCGCCTGCGACGGCGCGATCGCCTATCTCGGAGAGCTCGCTGAAGCGCTTGAGGCCCATGAAGTAGCAGCCGAGCATCCAGTAGGCGATAAGCAGCGAGACGGGCGGCACGAGGACACTGGTGACGGCGTACCAGCCGAGCAGCATGCGCAGTGGATTATTGATGGACTCGGTGAGGACGTCGAGGTAAGGGACGTCTTTGGTGCGGATGGGAGGAAAGTTATAGAGGCAACCCATGATCCAGAGGATGAGCGCGACGAGGGCGAACATGCGCGAGATGAGGAGGCCGACTGCGATTCCTGCGATCATCATCAGGAGCCATTGGACGTAAGCGGCGGGAATGTTGACCAGACCGAGTGCGGCGGGGCGGTTGCGCTTGGTGGGATGAAGACGGTCGAAGGGCGCGTCGAGGACTTCGTTGATGACGTAGTTGCTGCAGGCGACCAGTGTGACCGCGACAAATGCGAGGAGCAGAGTTACGAAGAGATGGGGAGTGAAGAGCGCCGGATAGACGCTGAGCGGTACGATGACGCCGGGCAGAACGAAGAGATTCTTGATGGAATGATCGAGTCTGGCGATGGCGAGATGGGCGCGGAGGCGCTCGGACAAGGAGACGTTGCGCAGGGGAGGCTCGGTCATGTTTGTTGTAGGGGCTCCTTCGCAAGCTGCCTTGGGGCTATGGGCACAGTGTAGCAAATGGAGATGAAGCCAGCGGACTAGGTGCGCTCTGGCAGCGAGCGATTTGTTTACGATAAGCTTGGGTTTGGCGCGGTGTGCGCGTCTGGAGCAGGCGGGCGCATGTCGCGGAGAGCAGTGATTATCGGAGCGGGGCCTGCCGGGCTGACGGCCGGGTTGGAGTTGCTGAGACGGTCGGATGTGAAACCGATCATCCTGGAGGCGAGCGAGGAGATTGGTGGAATCTCGCGCACGATCAAGTACAAGGGCAACCGGATGGATATTGGTGGCCACCGGTTCTTTTCTAAGAGCGACCGCGTGATGCAGTGGTGGGTGGACCTGATGCCGCCTGATGTCGGCGATGCGGGGTCGGAGCCGGAGATCTCTTATCAGGGAAAGAAGCGAATGGTCGCTGTACCTGCGCGCCTGCCGGAGGAGCCAGTGCTGCGTGGAGCGGGGCCGATTGATCCGCGTGCGGCGGAAGAGGTCGAGGACAAGGCGGAGAGCGAAGGACCGGTGGAGATGATGGTCACGGCGACGACGGCCGATCCGGACCTGGTGATGCTGATTCGTCCGCGGAAGAGCAGGATCTACTATCTGCGGAAGTTCTTTGATTATCCGATTACGCTGACTGCGACGACGTTGAAGAATCTCGGGCTGGCGAGAACGTTTCGCGTTGGTACGAGCTATATGAAGTCGCAGGTGAGCCAGATTGCGCCGGAGAAGAGCCTCGAGGACTTTTTGATCAATCGATTTGGGAGGCAGCTTTATCTGACGTTCTTCAAGAGCTACACGGAGAAGGTTTGGGGAACACCTTGCAATGAGATCTCGGCGGAGTGGGGGGCGCAGCGGATCAAGGGGTTGAGCCTGACGACGGCGGTGAAGCACTTTTTGAAGAAGGCGTTTGGAGGTAAATCGAAGACCGGTGATCTGGCGCAGAAGGGCACGGATACGAGCCTGATTGAACGGTTTATGTATCCGAAGTTTGGACCGGGGCAGCTTTGGGAGCACGTTGCGGACTTGATTCGTGAGGGTGGCGGTGAGATTCACATGGGTTGGAAGGTGGATCGGATTCACTGCTCAACGGAAGGCGACGTGAAACGGGTGATGTCGATCGATGCGGTGAATGCGAGCGGCGAGCGACAGACGTTTGCAGGAGATTATTTCTTTTCGACGATGCCTATGCGCGAGCTGGTGGAGGCGCTGGATGCTCCCGTTCCGGAGAACGTGCGCGAGGTGAGCGCTGGGCTGCAGTATCGCGACTTTATCACCGTGGGTCTGCTGGTGGACAGGCTGAAGGTGAAGGAGCCGGATGGTGGGCTGCTGAAAGATACATGGATCTACGTGCAGGAGCCCGATGTGGTACTGGGACGGTTACAGATATTCAACAACTGGAGTCCGTACCTGGTGGCGGACCCGACGAAGGTCTGGATTGGGCTGGAGTACTTCTGCTACGACACCGACGATCTTTGGAAGATGCCGGATGAAGAACTCAAGAAGTTTGCGATTGCAGAGGTGGCGAAGATCGGGATCCTGAACGCGGAGGATGTTTCGGACGGGCATGTGGTGCGGGTCCCAAAGACGTATCCGGCGTACTTTGGAACATATGACCGCTTCGATGAGCTGCGGGAGTTTACCGACGGGTTCGAGAATCTGTTTCTGGTGGGGAGGAATGGAATGCATAAGTACAACAACCAGGATCACAGTATGTTGAC
This Tunturibacter gelidoferens DNA region includes the following protein-coding sequences:
- a CDS encoding glycosyltransferase family 39 protein — translated: MISSQNSSVESSRESLALPWTAIASLILTAVISLLWSHHKLMSQDEFFVLQTDSVPSYAQLIHIQRSYPISLDPLVYHTLAHIAISVFGAGAFALRLPSLLGYLLMQICLFYFVRRIANENAAIFAMAFPAMTATLFYSAEGRPYGLLLGFYGLALVTWQAATRRQSQRTASLILLALAVALTLNTHYFGVLSLLPLCAAELFRTVQRRRMDLPVAAAIILGMACIAFALPFEKSAAEFRKNYYNAGDVGYHAITQAYRSLFLDYTHASLRIQHLAAIGLIVFAALLVFGSVRQLRNKDVQLPTAELVFLIVLAALPFFGFLLAFFVTHSIEVRYVLGAILALSILLTIALFPILRRTNTAILTLSTLAIAIVFTGAIRIHAEQAKTRDFMASLTLSPQIKAAILSSPSGLLYLQEMGTFEVASYYEPDPDIRSHMALIYSSNQELLWSRRDTESLTAQHMRHFTGFPIISWEQLTNEPGEHVFVLLHSGWNWTDQALAAAHADITPLGPAMGGDAASLRFSSNSQTSK
- a CDS encoding UbiA prenyltransferase family protein codes for the protein MTEPPLRNVSLSERLRAHLAIARLDHSIKNLFVLPGVIVPLSVYPALFTPHLFVTLLLAFVAVTLVACSNYVINEVLDAPFDRLHPTKRNRPAALGLVNIPAAYVQWLLMMIAGIAVGLLISRMFALVALILWIMGCLYNFPPIRTKDVPYLDVLTESINNPLRMLLGWYAVTSVLVPPVSLLIAYWMLGCYFMGLKRFSELSEIGDRAVAGAYRASFKRYTPESLLVSIVFYASTAMLFLGAFIIRYRIELILGFPLVAFTMAVYLKLAFKHDSAVQNPEKLYREPLLMTSFASTAIVMGLLLFIRIPRLELFFTPTMPSTTPAVAQPAPISYTPPGFEHQRLRIHAKI
- a CDS encoding NAD(P)/FAD-dependent oxidoreductase, which gives rise to MSRRAVIIGAGPAGLTAGLELLRRSDVKPIILEASEEIGGISRTIKYKGNRMDIGGHRFFSKSDRVMQWWVDLMPPDVGDAGSEPEISYQGKKRMVAVPARLPEEPVLRGAGPIDPRAAEEVEDKAESEGPVEMMVTATTADPDLVMLIRPRKSRIYYLRKFFDYPITLTATTLKNLGLARTFRVGTSYMKSQVSQIAPEKSLEDFLINRFGRQLYLTFFKSYTEKVWGTPCNEISAEWGAQRIKGLSLTTAVKHFLKKAFGGKSKTGDLAQKGTDTSLIERFMYPKFGPGQLWEHVADLIREGGGEIHMGWKVDRIHCSTEGDVKRVMSIDAVNASGERQTFAGDYFFSTMPMRELVEALDAPVPENVREVSAGLQYRDFITVGLLVDRLKVKEPDGGLLKDTWIYVQEPDVVLGRLQIFNNWSPYLVADPTKVWIGLEYFCYDTDDLWKMPDEELKKFAIAEVAKIGILNAEDVSDGHVVRVPKTYPAYFGTYDRFDELREFTDGFENLFLVGRNGMHKYNNQDHSMLTAMTAVDGIVAGHVDKAALWGINTEQEYHEEK